Proteins encoded in a region of the Phoenix dactylifera cultivar Barhee BC4 chromosome 3, palm_55x_up_171113_PBpolish2nd_filt_p, whole genome shotgun sequence genome:
- the LOC103702874 gene encoding probable serine/threonine-protein kinase PBL26 isoform X1, translating to MNCFPCFQFDDKKKKKKKKKKHGLRKEAASAASGSVKGRGLTKKPEVPTRKAPTEANQKDIGNGNIAARQFTFRELATATKNFRPECLLGEGGFGRVYKGCLDGGEIVAVKQLDRNGLQGNKEFTVEVLMLSLLHHQNLVKLTGYCADGDQRLLVYEYMHLGSLEDHLLDLPPHQKPLSWYTRMKIAYGAAQGLEYLHDKANPPVIYRDLKPSNILLDENFTPKLSDFGLAKLGPVGDKVHVSSRVMGTYGYCAPEYARTGHLTLKSDIYSFGVVLLELITGRRVIDAAKPTREQNLVAWAMPMFRDQRRFPELLDPLLQNDYPPKALNQAVAVAAMCLQEEASVRPLMADVVMALSFLATAPVAPEMSPPPVLRSPTIEERSEYEESSSDEESSVDRERAVADAIEWGSSNSRHQQGSKHGSESS from the exons ATGAACTGTTTCCCATGTTTTCAATTTGacgataagaagaagaagaagaagaagaagaagaagcatggCTTAAGGAAGGAGGCAGCTTCGGCCGCATCAGGTTCTGTTAAGGGCAGAGGCTTGACAAAAAAGCCTG AAGTTCCCACACGGAAGGCCCCAACTGAAGCAAACCAGAAAGATATCGGCAATGGAAATATTGCAGCACGACAATTTACATTCCGCGAGCTTGCTACAGCTACCAAGAATTTCAgacctgaatgtcttttgggtgAAGGAGGGTTCGGCAGGGTTTATAAAGGTTGCCTTGATGGTGGCGAG ATTGTGGCTGTTAAACAATTAGACAGGAATGGCTTGCAAGGAAACAAAGAATTTACCGTAGAAGTTCTAATGCTCAGTCTCCTTCATCACCAAAATCTGGTCAAACTTACTGGCTATTGTGCAGATGGTGATCAAAGGCTTTTGGTTTATGAGTATATGCATCTGGGTTCTTTAGAAGACCATCTACTTG ATTTACCACCCCATCAGAAACCGTTAAGCTGGTATACTagaatgaaaatagcttatggtGCTGCTCAAGGCCTGGAGTACTTGCATGATAAAGCCAACCCACCTGTGATCTACCGTGATCTCAAACCATCCAATATTCTACTAGATGAAAATTTTACTCCAAAGCTCTCGGACTTTGGGCTCGCAAAGCTCGGTCCCGTCGGGGACAAAGTACATGTCTCCTCGAGGGTGATGGGCACATACGGCTACTGTGCACCTGAGTACGCAAGAACAGGCCATCTCACTCTGAAGTCAGATATATACAGTTTTGGAGTTGTTCTGCTTGAGCTAATCACAGGGAGAAGAGTCATCGACGCCGCCAAACCAACACGCGAACAGAACCTTGTCGCTTGG GCAATGCCCATGTTCAGAGATCAGAGGAGGTTTCCGGAGCTGCTCGACCCACTTCTTCAAAACGACTACCCACCCAAAGCTCTAAACCAAGCAGTTGCTGTTGCCGCGATGTGTCTGCAGGAAGAGGCTTCAGTTCGTCCATTAATGGCCGATGTGGTCATGGCTTTGAGCTTCCTCGCAACTGCCCCGGTCGCTCCTGAGATGAGCCCCCCTCCGGTTCTCCGGTCCCCAACAATAGAAGAGCGGTCAGAATATGAGGAGTCATCGTCGGATGAGGAGAGTTCTGTCGATCGTGAGCGTGCCGTCGCAGACGCTATAGAATGGGGCTCTTCCAATTCCAGGCATCAGCAGGGATCCAAACATGGAAGTGAGTCGTCGTAA
- the LOC103702875 gene encoding protein THYLAKOID ASSEMBLY 8, chloroplastic-like — protein sequence MAAGFLKPSTPLTLRSVRLTCPFPKNSKLPATLISCGPRDHRWPLLRGRTLSAEAILAVQALKRARGDDSKVEQVVSTAFIRLLKPDLVAALAELRRQGQWRLAGKVFVAARKDFSSKPDYSLYAEMVATMARNGMREEIGLSVSDLLAAREKGDGFSADDLRGLARVVKALIGAGSGKAVKNMYREMKRRNCVPDEFLFKDLIKGLRGMGEGEAADEVERDFEVWSNGGSRSELLRV from the coding sequence ATGGCCGCCGGCTTTCTAAAACCATCCACACCCCTCACTCTCCGCTCTGTCCGCCTTACCTGCCCCTTCCCCAAGAACTCCAAGCTCCCCGCCACTTTGATCTCCTGCGGTCCCCGCGACCACCGCTGGCCGCTGCTCCGCGGCCGGACCCTCAGCGCCGAGGCCATCCTCGCGGTCCAGGCCCTCAAGCGCGCCCGTGGAGACGACTCCAAGGTCGAACAGGTCGTCTCCACGGCCTTCATCCGCCTTCTCAAGCCCGACCTTGTCGCCGCCCTCGCCGAGCTCCGGCGGCAGGGCCAGTGGCGCCTCGCCGGCAAGGTGTTTGTCGCCGCGCGCAAGGATTTCTCCTCCAAGCCCGACTACTCCCTCTACGCTGAGATGGTCGCGACGATGGCGAGAAATGGAATGCGGGAAGAGATCGGTCTCTCGGTGTCGGACCTGCTTGCGGCGCGGGAGAAGGGAGATGGGTTCTCGGCGGATGATTTAAGAGGGTTGGCTCGGGTTGTCAAGGCTTTGATTGGGGCGGGGAGTGGGAAGGCCGTGAAGAATATGTACAGAGAGATGAAGAGAAGGAATTGTGTTCCCGATGAGTTCTTGTTTAAGGATTTGATTAAAGGACTCAGGGGAATGGGTGAGGGAGAGGCCGCCGATGAGGTGGAGAGGGATTTCGAAGTTTGGTCAAATGGTGGGTCAAGGAGTGAGCTGCTACGTGTTTGA
- the LOC103702877 gene encoding MLO-like protein 3 produces MAVSLEHTPTWAFATIFFFTIFISYLLKRSIDFAGTWLKRRQKISLYDAVDKLKEELMILGLLSLILAVVQKPISYICIPTKAADFLLPCSKVHDKTNSSSSGHCAARGMVSLVSQQGVHQLHIFIFVLAVVHVLCGVVTMVLGRVKTRRWKAWEKETATTVYQIANDSRRFRFTRDTSFAIRHVNLWTTTSVYMWIRCFFRQFYVVDKVDYLTLRNGFILAHFSRRRTFNFQKYIKRALDDDFKTVIRISPFMWFLMVIFMLIDIHRWYSYFWLSFLPLVIVLSVGANLHMIVTKMALQLDKQRTVISGAPPVQPNDDLFWFGNPRLILFLLHLSFFQNAFELTFFIWIWYEFGLKSCYHENLGITIARVTIAMVVQFLSSYITLPLYALVSQMGSDFKPSMLEDRTREALRGWYEDVTRKRKKQHTCKNPSSFHMQDSRISMRTTT; encoded by the exons ATGGCAGTCTCCCTTGAGCATACACCAACCTGGGCTTTTGCCacaatcttcttcttcacaatCTTTATCTCATACCTCCTAAAACGTTCCATCGATTTCGCTGGCACC TGGCTCAAGAGACGTCAGAAGATCTCATTGTATGATGCAGTTGATAAGCTCAAAGAGG AGCTGATGATTCTGGGATTGTTATCTCTAATCCTAGCTGTAGTCCAGAAACCTATTTCATATATTTGCATACCAACCAAAGCAGCAGACTTTTTGCTCCCTTGCAGCAAAGTTCACGACAAAACCAATTCTTCCTCTTCTGGCCATTGTGCTGCTAGA GGGATGGTTTCTCTGGTGAGCCAACAAGGGGTCCATCAGCTCCATATATTCATCTTTGTGTTGGCTGTCGTGCACGTCCTCTGCGGTGTAGTCACCATGGTTCTCGGAAGAGTTAAG ACGAGGCGTTGGAAAGCTTGGGAGAAGGAGACAGCAACAACTGTGTACCAGATTGCCAATG ACTCAAGGAGGTTTCGATTCACGAGGGACACTTCATTCGCAATAAGACATGTAAATCTGTGGACAACAACTTCGGTTTATATGTGGATT AGATGCTTCTTTAGGCAATTCTATGTAGTAGATAAAGTGGACTATCTCACATTGCGGAATGGTTTCATCTTG GCTCACTTCTCCAGGCGCAGAACATTTAATTTCCAGAAGTACATCAAAAGAGCATTGGATGATGACTTTAAAACTGTGATTAGAATCAG CCCTTTCATGTGGTTCCTGATGGTCATTTTCATGCTTATTGATATCCATA GATGGTATTCGTACTTTTGGTTATCCTTCCTGCCTTTAGTT ATTGTATTATCTGTGGGAGCGAATCTCCATATGATCGTTACTAAAATGGCTCTTCAACTAGACAAGCAGAGGACTGTAATATCAGGAGCGCCTCCAGTGCAACCAAATGATGATCTTTTCTGGTTTGGCAACCCTAGATTGATCCTATTTCTCCTCCATTTATCTTTTTTTCAG AATGCTTTTGAGCTCACATTCTTCATTTGGATCTGG TATGAATTTGGTTTGAAGTCTTGTTACCACGAAAACTTGGGAATCACCATAGCAAGGGTGACGATAGC GATGGTTGTTCAATTCCTTTCTAGTTACATCACTCTTCCCCTGTATGCACTTGTATCTCAG ATGGGCTCAGATTTCAAGCCATCCATGCTTGAAGATAGAACAAGAGAAGCCTTAAGAGGATGGTATGAAGACGTGACAAGAAAGCGAAAGAAGCAACATACATGCAAGAATCCGTCATCATTTCATATGCAGGACAGCAGGATATCAATGCGGACTACCACTTAA
- the LOC103702874 gene encoding probable serine/threonine-protein kinase PBL26 isoform X2, whose translation MLSLLHHQNLVKLTGYCADGDQRLLVYEYMHLGSLEDHLLDLPPHQKPLSWYTRMKIAYGAAQGLEYLHDKANPPVIYRDLKPSNILLDENFTPKLSDFGLAKLGPVGDKVHVSSRVMGTYGYCAPEYARTGHLTLKSDIYSFGVVLLELITGRRVIDAAKPTREQNLVAWAMPMFRDQRRFPELLDPLLQNDYPPKALNQAVAVAAMCLQEEASVRPLMADVVMALSFLATAPVAPEMSPPPVLRSPTIEERSEYEESSSDEESSVDRERAVADAIEWGSSNSRHQQGSKHGSESS comes from the exons ATGCTCAGTCTCCTTCATCACCAAAATCTGGTCAAACTTACTGGCTATTGTGCAGATGGTGATCAAAGGCTTTTGGTTTATGAGTATATGCATCTGGGTTCTTTAGAAGACCATCTACTTG ATTTACCACCCCATCAGAAACCGTTAAGCTGGTATACTagaatgaaaatagcttatggtGCTGCTCAAGGCCTGGAGTACTTGCATGATAAAGCCAACCCACCTGTGATCTACCGTGATCTCAAACCATCCAATATTCTACTAGATGAAAATTTTACTCCAAAGCTCTCGGACTTTGGGCTCGCAAAGCTCGGTCCCGTCGGGGACAAAGTACATGTCTCCTCGAGGGTGATGGGCACATACGGCTACTGTGCACCTGAGTACGCAAGAACAGGCCATCTCACTCTGAAGTCAGATATATACAGTTTTGGAGTTGTTCTGCTTGAGCTAATCACAGGGAGAAGAGTCATCGACGCCGCCAAACCAACACGCGAACAGAACCTTGTCGCTTGG GCAATGCCCATGTTCAGAGATCAGAGGAGGTTTCCGGAGCTGCTCGACCCACTTCTTCAAAACGACTACCCACCCAAAGCTCTAAACCAAGCAGTTGCTGTTGCCGCGATGTGTCTGCAGGAAGAGGCTTCAGTTCGTCCATTAATGGCCGATGTGGTCATGGCTTTGAGCTTCCTCGCAACTGCCCCGGTCGCTCCTGAGATGAGCCCCCCTCCGGTTCTCCGGTCCCCAACAATAGAAGAGCGGTCAGAATATGAGGAGTCATCGTCGGATGAGGAGAGTTCTGTCGATCGTGAGCGTGCCGTCGCAGACGCTATAGAATGGGGCTCTTCCAATTCCAGGCATCAGCAGGGATCCAAACATGGAAGTGAGTCGTCGTAA